Proteins co-encoded in one Actinomadura luteofluorescens genomic window:
- a CDS encoding sensor histidine kinase, which yields MLRVLRPLIERTTWRRWSHLVVGGALLMPYWFLAISMTPLVPVGNSLFKGVLMLVVMPAAATFVTGLVPTVRLLESSLAKELLGGPAAGLAPGSAGSWESRGRTAAWFTLHLGTGVVVSGLSLVLPPAAVVMLIAPAVSWDTRFLQSWGWQDAWHQWPAPLVGLASLALLLALIVGAGALLARLAPVFLGPSAAERLAGMRAEAVRLAERNRLARELHDSVGHALSVVTLQAGAAGRVLDSDPEFAREALAAIEDSARSALEDLDHVLGLLRDDRSRPAPQATLKDLGRLLEQTRIAGVALDAEVDPEVEHVPAAVSREAYRIVQEGLTNALRHAGKVPVRLRLGTDGERLEVEMTNPLGAVRGEGAGHGGGRGLGGVRERVTVLRGEMSAGADGDRWRFRVSLPLRSGS from the coding sequence GTGCTCCGTGTGCTCCGCCCGCTGATCGAGCGGACGACCTGGCGGCGCTGGTCCCACCTCGTCGTGGGCGGCGCGCTGCTGATGCCGTACTGGTTCCTGGCGATCAGCATGACCCCGCTGGTGCCGGTGGGCAACAGCCTGTTCAAGGGCGTGCTGATGCTGGTCGTCATGCCGGCCGCCGCGACGTTCGTCACGGGGCTCGTGCCGACGGTGCGGCTGCTGGAGAGCTCCCTGGCCAAGGAACTGCTCGGGGGGCCCGCGGCCGGGCTCGCGCCCGGTTCGGCGGGTTCCTGGGAGAGCCGCGGCCGCACCGCGGCGTGGTTCACCCTGCACCTCGGCACGGGCGTCGTGGTCAGCGGGCTGAGCCTGGTGCTCCCCCCGGCCGCCGTCGTGATGCTCATCGCGCCGGCGGTGAGCTGGGACACCCGGTTCCTGCAGTCCTGGGGGTGGCAGGACGCCTGGCACCAGTGGCCCGCGCCGCTGGTCGGGCTGGCGTCATTGGCCCTTCTGCTCGCGCTGATCGTGGGGGCGGGCGCGCTGCTGGCCCGGCTGGCGCCGGTGTTCCTCGGGCCGTCCGCCGCCGAGCGGCTGGCCGGGATGCGGGCCGAGGCCGTCAGGCTCGCCGAGCGCAACCGGCTGGCGAGGGAGCTGCACGACTCGGTGGGGCACGCGCTCAGCGTGGTGACGCTCCAGGCGGGGGCGGCCGGGCGGGTGCTGGACAGCGACCCGGAGTTCGCCCGCGAGGCGCTCGCCGCGATCGAGGACTCGGCCCGGTCCGCGCTGGAGGACCTCGACCACGTGCTCGGGCTGCTGCGCGACGACCGGTCCCGCCCGGCCCCGCAGGCCACGCTGAAGGACCTCGGACGGCTGCTGGAGCAGACGCGGATCGCCGGGGTCGCGCTGGACGCCGAGGTCGATCCGGAGGTGGAGCACGTCCCGGCGGCGGTGTCGCGGGAGGCGTACCGGATCGTCCAGGAGGGGCTGACGAACGCGCTCCGGCACGCGGGGAAGGTACCGGTGCGGCTGCGGCTCGGCACCGACGGGGAACGGCTGGAGGTCGAGATGACCAATCCGCTCGGCGCGGTCCGCGGCGAGGGCGCCGGCCACGGCGGCGGCCGCGGCCTCGGCGGGGTCCGCGAGCGCGTCACCGTGCTGCGCGGCGAGATGAGCGCCGGGGCCGACGGCGACCGCTGGCGGTTCCGCGTCTCGCTGCCGCTAAGGTCCGGATCATGA
- a CDS encoding cytochrome c oxidase assembly protein, which yields MSRGSLAVWRAGAAALAACAALLVAGLVLGGSVTEKVIPGLGDAGALTRWGLPVSRAAMDLLSALTVGALLTAAAFLPVEGGRAAPRLSRDAVGYLNAASWIAAAWAAAAAATLVFTVADVLGQPVGDVLTGSELSSYVGSLPQGTALMVVVLLAVVVALLARTTTTPAAAFGLLALAGIALLPAPLTGHSASAANHSTATTGVALHVAAVAPWVGGLAVAAAHALLRRDRLPVVAERFSRMALWCYVTVGASGLVNVIARLPDPRELVETDYGRLALGKIIAFCLLGWFGWWHRTRTLPAVADGRPGAFARLASVEAAVMGATMGLAVALARTAPPAPAEPESAVKSLLGYDMPPQVTPVRLLALGQFDLFFAALVVVLGGLYLAAVVRLRRRGDSWSWVRTASWLIGLVTIVAVTQTGIARYAPILFSVHMAQHMVLNMLTPIFLVVGAPATLALRALKPARVRGDRGPREWLTAVLHSRFLAVVAHPAVATLIFVVSTFALYFTPLFEAAMRNHLGHIAMMVHFLASGSLFFWVLLGVDPAPRKLPYPARLLLLFVTMPFHAFFGIALMNMSQALARGWYTSVDPPWGTTILHDQHTGGAIAWGFGEVPTFIVLIVLAFQWYVHDQRQARRMDRKADRAAKAGGRPEDDELAAYNARLAKLAERDRAAGEKDNA from the coding sequence GTGAGTAGGGGGAGCCTGGCCGTCTGGCGGGCGGGGGCGGCCGCCCTGGCCGCGTGCGCCGCCCTCCTGGTGGCCGGGCTCGTCCTCGGCGGCTCGGTCACCGAGAAGGTCATCCCCGGCCTTGGCGACGCGGGCGCCCTCACCCGGTGGGGGCTGCCGGTCTCGCGGGCGGCGATGGACCTGCTGTCCGCGCTGACCGTCGGCGCGCTGCTGACCGCGGCCGCGTTCCTGCCCGTCGAGGGCGGGCGCGCCGCGCCGCGGCTGTCCAGGGACGCCGTCGGCTACCTGAACGCGGCCTCCTGGATCGCGGCGGCCTGGGCCGCCGCCGCGGCGGCCACGCTGGTGTTCACCGTCGCGGACGTGCTCGGCCAGCCCGTCGGCGACGTCCTCACCGGCAGCGAGCTGAGCAGCTACGTCGGGTCCCTGCCGCAGGGCACCGCCCTCATGGTCGTGGTGCTGCTCGCCGTGGTGGTGGCGCTGCTGGCCCGCACCACCACCACGCCCGCCGCCGCGTTCGGGCTGCTCGCCCTCGCCGGGATCGCGCTGCTGCCCGCGCCGCTCACCGGGCACTCGGCCTCGGCCGCCAACCACTCCACCGCGACGACCGGCGTCGCGCTGCACGTCGCCGCGGTCGCCCCGTGGGTCGGCGGGCTCGCCGTCGCCGCCGCCCACGCGCTGCTGCGCCGCGACCGGCTCCCGGTGGTCGCGGAGCGGTTCAGCCGGATGGCCCTGTGGTGCTACGTCACCGTCGGCGCCAGCGGCCTGGTGAACGTGATCGCCCGGCTGCCGGACCCGCGGGAGCTGGTCGAGACCGACTACGGGCGGCTCGCCCTCGGCAAGATCATCGCCTTCTGCCTGCTCGGCTGGTTCGGCTGGTGGCACCGGACGCGGACGCTGCCCGCGGTGGCGGACGGCAGGCCGGGGGCGTTCGCCCGGCTCGCGTCCGTCGAGGCCGCCGTGATGGGCGCCACCATGGGCCTGGCCGTCGCGCTGGCCCGGACCGCGCCGCCCGCGCCCGCCGAGCCGGAGTCCGCGGTCAAGTCGCTGCTCGGCTACGACATGCCCCCGCAGGTCACCCCGGTGCGGCTGCTGGCCCTGGGGCAGTTCGACCTGTTCTTCGCCGCCCTCGTCGTCGTCCTCGGCGGGCTCTACCTCGCCGCCGTCGTCCGGCTGCGGCGGCGCGGCGACTCCTGGTCCTGGGTCCGCACCGCGTCCTGGCTCATCGGGCTCGTGACGATCGTGGCCGTCACCCAGACCGGCATCGCCAGGTACGCGCCGATCCTGTTCAGCGTGCACATGGCGCAGCACATGGTGCTGAACATGCTGACGCCGATCTTCCTGGTCGTCGGCGCGCCGGCGACGCTGGCGCTGCGGGCGCTCAAGCCCGCCCGCGTGCGCGGCGACCGCGGCCCGCGCGAGTGGCTCACCGCCGTGCTGCACAGCCGGTTCCTCGCGGTCGTCGCCCATCCGGCGGTCGCCACCCTCATCTTCGTGGTGAGCACGTTCGCGCTGTACTTCACGCCGCTGTTCGAGGCGGCGATGCGCAACCATCTCGGCCACATCGCGATGATGGTCCACTTCCTGGCCAGCGGCTCCCTGTTCTTCTGGGTGCTGCTCGGCGTCGACCCGGCGCCGCGGAAGCTGCCCTACCCGGCCCGGCTGCTGCTGCTGTTCGTCACGATGCCGTTCCACGCGTTCTTCGGAATCGCCCTGATGAACATGAGCCAGGCGCTCGCCCGCGGCTGGTACACCTCCGTCGACCCGCCGTGGGGCACCACGATCCTGCACGACCAGCACACCGGCGGCGCCATCGCGTGGGGCTTCGGCGAGGTGCCGACGTTCATCGTCCTGATCGTGCTGGCGTTCCAGTGGTACGTCCACGACCAGCGGCAGGCGCGGCGCATGGACCGCAAGGCCGACCGGGCGGCGAAGGCCGGGGGGCGCCCCGAGGACGACGAGCTCGCCGCCTACAACGCCCGGCTGGCCAAGCTCGCCGAGCGCGACCGCGCCGCCGGAGAGAAGGACAACGCATGA
- a CDS encoding response regulator transcription factor, with product MTIKVLLVDDERLIRAGLAAIIDAEDDLAVVGEASDGTEVPGEVRRLRPDVVLMDVRMPRLDGIQATRHILATVPEPPRIIVVTTFENDEYVYDALKAGANGFLLKRTRPEEILQAVRMVAHGDSLLFPAAIRELAGRHGPSGGGGAAWHGRLTEREGDVLRLMAKGHSNAEIAGELFVSPQTVKTHVGNILAKVQARDRTQAVIFAYETAFITPG from the coding sequence ATGACGATCAAGGTTCTGCTGGTCGACGACGAGCGGCTGATCCGCGCCGGGCTCGCCGCCATCATCGACGCCGAGGACGACCTGGCCGTCGTGGGCGAGGCGTCCGACGGCACGGAGGTGCCGGGCGAGGTGCGGCGGCTGCGCCCCGACGTGGTGCTGATGGACGTGCGGATGCCGCGGCTCGACGGCATCCAGGCGACCCGCCACATCCTCGCGACCGTGCCGGAACCGCCCCGGATCATCGTCGTCACCACGTTCGAGAACGACGAGTACGTCTACGACGCGCTGAAGGCGGGCGCCAACGGCTTCCTGCTCAAGCGGACGCGGCCGGAGGAGATCCTGCAGGCGGTCCGGATGGTCGCGCACGGCGACAGCCTGCTGTTCCCGGCGGCGATCCGGGAGCTGGCCGGGCGGCACGGGCCGTCCGGCGGCGGAGGGGCGGCCTGGCACGGCCGGCTCACCGAGCGGGAGGGGGACGTGCTGCGGCTGATGGCCAAGGGGCACTCGAACGCGGAGATCGCCGGTGAGCTCTTCGTGAGCCCGCAGACGGTGAAGACGCACGTCGGGAACATCCTCGCCAAGGTGCAGGCCCGCGACCGGACCCAGGCGGTGATCTTCGCCTACGAGACGGCCTTCATCACGCCCGGGTGA